GCCGTCCCCAACCTGCGTCGCGTCGCCCGCTGTCCACAGCCCTGCGGCTCACCCGCGGCACCGTGTCGCACGCTCCGGCCAGCGTCGTGTCCTCCACGACCAACGGAGGTGCCCATGACGGGAGATCGGTACGACGCGCGTGCGGCGCGTGAGGTGTGGCAGCGGCTGCTGTGGCGGCCGACGGAGTCACGACGGGTCCCGACGGCGGAGGCCGAACGGCTCACCGCCTTCTCGGTGACGATCGTCGACCAGATGGCCGAGCGGATCCTGCTGCAGTCCGTCGCCTCGGCGTACGGACTGGGCTGGCAGCCAGCGGAGGTCGTCCACGCGGTGACCCGTCGACTCGGTCGCACCGGCGGCCGGCTGGTCGACCTGGCGGTCGTCGCCGACCACGACCGGCGGGCCGGGACCGTCCACCCGCGCTGGCAGGCCCAGGTGGACCGGCTGTCGGCGTCCTCGGAGGCGACCCGGCTCGACTGGCTGCGCCGCTGGCGGCGGCGCGGCGCCGTCGACCGGCCCCGCTGCTACGACGCCGCGGCCGACGTGTGGCGGGTGCTGGCGCGGCTGCCCCGGGTCCCGCTCCTCGTCCCGCCTCCCGGGGCCGACCCGTCGATCGTCGAGATGGCCTCGCCCACCGGACCGACCGCCGCTGACCCGGCCCTGGAGCGGATCCGCAAGCTGCTGGCGAAGGCGGAGTCGACGGCCTTCGAGGCCGAGGCGCAGGCGCTGACGGCGAAGGCCCAGGAGCTGATGGCCCGCCACGCCGTCGACCGGGCGCGGCTCCTGGGCCGGGCGGCCGACGACCGGCCGCGGATGATCCGCATCCTCCTCGAGCCCCCGTACGCCGCAGCGAAGGGCGTTCTCCTCGCCGCGGTCGCCCGCGCGAATCGCTGCCGTTCGGTCGAGCTCGGCGGGCTCGGCCTCGCCGCCGTCGTCGGGCACGCGGAGGACCTCGCCACCGTCGAGGTCCTGTTCACCTCGCTGCTCGTCCAGGCGGGCCACGCCCTCGCAGCCGCGGCCCACGGCGCCGGCAGCGGCGAGCGCCCCCGGTCGGCCGCCTTCCGGCAGTCCTTCCACCTCGGCTTCGCCGCGCGGATCCGCGAGCGTCTGGTCGCCGTCGAGGCGCAGGTGCTCGCCGACCCGGGATCCTCCGGCGCGCTCCCGGTCCTGCGCTCCCGCGTCGCCGAGGTCGAGGAGGAGTTCGAGCGGCTGTTCGCCGGGCGGCTGCATGAGCGCAACGTCGGCGGACGGTACGACGCCCTGGGCGCGGCGCAGGGGCGCACGGCGGGCGACCGGGCCCGATTGCACGCTGGCGAGCTCTCAGCGTGACGAGGCACGATGAGGCACCCGGCGTCGCCCGCCCCGGGGCGCACCCGAGCGGACCTCGACCGGGTGCCCGACGACGGCGACCGCCACGAGTGGCCGCGCCCTCGACCTCGCGCTCGTCCCGGCGCGCCCGCTCGACTGATCGCTGCCGGGGGAGTTCCCCAGTTCGCCCACCGCGAACGCCGGAACACCACGAACCCGGAACGCATTGGAAGGTGCATGACGAACCCGATCCAGCTTCCGGTGCTGTTCCTCTCCGACGTGGTGGTGCTCCCCGGCATGGTGGTCCGGGTCGAGCTCGACGAGCCCGCCCGCGCTGCCATCGACGCCGCCCAGATCGCCTCCCGCGAGAGCGGTGGGACCGCCCAGGTCCTCCTCGCGCCCCGCTTCGAGGACCGCTACGCGTCGTACGGCGTCGTGGCGAGTGTCGAGAAGGTCGGCCGGTTCTCCGGCGGTGAGCCCGCTGCGGTGCTCAAGGCCGGTGGACGTGCCCGCATCGGCAGCGGCGTGACCGGTCCCGGCGCGGCCCTGTGGGTCGAGGTCGAGCCGGTCGACGGCGGTGTCGTGGACGACGACGTCCGCGCGCTCGCCGAGGACTACCGCAAGCTCGTCGTGGGCCTGCTGCAGCGCCGTGAGGCCTGGCAGGTCGCCGACCAGGTGACCCGGATCGACGACCCGGCGACGCTGGCCGACACGGCCGGCTACGCGCCGTACCTCTCCGACGACCGCAAGCGCCAGCTCCTCGAGACCCCCGAGGTCGCCGAGCGGCTGCGGCTGCTGGTCGAGTGGACCCGCGACTTCGTCGCGGAGTCCGAGGTCAGCGACAAGATCGACGCCGACGTGCGCGAGTCGCTGGAGAAGAACCAGCGCGAGTTCCTGCTGCGCCAGCAGCTCGCCGCGATCCGCAAGGAGCTCGGGGAGGGCGACCCCGAGGGCGGCGACGACTACCGTGCCCGGGTCGAGGCCGCCGACGTCCCCGACGCGGTCCGCGAGGCGCTGCTGCGCGAGGTCGACAAGCTCGAGCGGTCCAGCGACCAGAACCCCGAGGCCGGCTGGATCCGGACGTGGCTCGACACCGTCCTCGACCTGCCGTGGAACGTCACGACCGAGGACGACACCGACGTCGTCGCCGCGCGGGCCGT
This genomic interval from Nocardioides kongjuensis contains the following:
- a CDS encoding DUF2786 domain-containing protein; this encodes MTGDRYDARAAREVWQRLLWRPTESRRVPTAEAERLTAFSVTIVDQMAERILLQSVASAYGLGWQPAEVVHAVTRRLGRTGGRLVDLAVVADHDRRAGTVHPRWQAQVDRLSASSEATRLDWLRRWRRRGAVDRPRCYDAAADVWRVLARLPRVPLLVPPPGADPSIVEMASPTGPTAADPALERIRKLLAKAESTAFEAEAQALTAKAQELMARHAVDRARLLGRAADDRPRMIRILLEPPYAAAKGVLLAAVARANRCRSVELGGLGLAAVVGHAEDLATVEVLFTSLLVQAGHALAAAAHGAGSGERPRSAAFRQSFHLGFAARIRERLVAVEAQVLADPGSSGALPVLRSRVAEVEEEFERLFAGRLHERNVGGRYDALGAAQGRTAGDRARLHAGELSA